CAATCCTACATTTCTTAAACGCAGGACCAGCGGAAACAGCATGAGACTATAACCACTTCGGCGATTCTCCCCTTTCCAGGCATCTCAACGGAGCTCATACTCCTCTTCACCTGTACTCTTGAAGTTCGCACCTCTATCACCACTTTAAAAAGTGATAATGTATAAATTTTCATTTATTATAGCACACGGGATTTCGTGATACAATGTGCATTTTCAAATTAGCTACTTTTATCATGGTTTTTGCAAATCGTATTACAGACTACTTTCTAAGTATTCTGCTTCAGCTTCTCCACCAAATCCTTTGCGACTGCTTCAGGAATCCCAATCTCGGTGAATTGTTCAACACTGGCTTCTTTCATTTTCTTCATGGAACCAAAATGCTTCAGCAGCTGCTTTTTCCTCTTTGGTCCAATCCCGTCAATGTCATCAAGCGTAGATTGAAATGCGCTCTTCCCTCTGAGCTGACGGTGGAAGGTGATGGCGAAACGGTGGACTTCGTCCTGGATCCGCTGCAGAAGATAGAATTCCTGGCTTCGTTTCTCAAGCGGTACAATCTGTAGGGGATTCCCGTATAGCAGCTCGGACGTCTGGTGCTTGTCGTCCTTCGCCAGTCCACCAATCGGGATATCGAGTCCCAGTTCCTGCTCCAGCACTTCTCTCGCTGCTTCGATTTGTCCTTTTCCTCCATCGATGATGATGAGGTCGGGTAAAGGCAGCCCGTCTTTCAATACTCTGCTGTATCTTCTCCGGACAACTTCCCTCATGGAATCATAATCATCCGGACCGGTAACGGTCTTGATCTTGTACTTACGGTATTCTTTCTTCTCCGGTTTGCCGTCGATGAAGACAATCATCGCCGAAACCGGGTCTGATCCCTGGATGTTCGAGTTATCGAACGCTTCGATCCTGAACGGGGTATAAATCCCCATATGCTCCCCGAGTCGTTCAATGGCTTTGATCGTCCGTTCTTCATCCCTTTCGATCAGGGCAAATTTTTCACCGAGTGCCTGGCTCGCATTTTTCTCGGCAAGCTTCACCAGTTCCTTCTTCTTACCACGTTGAGGCTGTGTGATTTTCACATCCAGCAGCTTTGCCGCCAGTTCCACATCGATACTTTCCGGTAGGAATATTTCCTTCGGCTTAAAATGATTGGATTTAGAATAGAACTGCCCTAGGAACGTCAGGAATTCACCTTCTGGTTCATCATAGACAGGGAACAAGGAAACGTCCCGTTCTATGAGCTTCCCTTGCCGGACGAAGAACACCTGCACACACATCCAGCCTTTATCAACCGAATAGCCGAACACATCACGGTCGGTGAAATCGGTCATCGTCATTTTCTGTTTTTCCATCGTCGCTTCGATGTGGAGGATCTGGTCCCTGAATTCCTTTGCTCTTTCAAATTCCAGATTCTCCGCCGCCTCGTTCATCTTTTCCGTCAACTGTTTCTTGATGTCTTTATATCCTCCATTAAGAAACCTGGAAATCTCATCGACCATTTCACGGTATGTATCCTTGCTCACTTCTTTGATGCACGGGGCGAGACATTGCCCCATATGGTAGTAAAGGCATGCCCTGTCAGGAAGGGTCGTGCATTTCCGCAGAGGATACAGCCGGTCAAGCAGCTTCTTCGTTTCATTCGCCGCCCCGGCGTTCGGGTACGGTCCGAAATACCTCCCCTTTCCCCGTTGTACTTTACGGGTGGTGATGAGCCTCGGATGCCGTTCATTGGTCAATTTGATGAACGGATAGCTTTTATCATCCTTCAGCATGACGTTGTATTTCGGGTCATATTTTTTGATCAAATTCATCTCAAGGACGAGGGCTTCAAGGTCTGATGAGGTCATGATGTATTCAAAGTCCTCGATCTCCCCGACGAGACGCTGGGTCTTCGCGTCATGTGAACCGGTGAAGTATGATCGGACCCGGTTTTTCAGCACCTTTGCCTTGCCTACATAAATGATCGTCCCCTGTCTGTCCTTCATTAAATAACATCCTGGCTGATCGGGGAGCAGCGCTAATTTATTCGTGATATTCTGATTCATCGGTCTTCCTCCCCTCTGGTTTTGGTGTTGAGCTTGCCTTGATATTTATACAATGTAATCTCATGATAGACGGGATCCATGAGTTCATTTGATTCAAATTGTTTTATCTTCTTGAAGGAATCAACAGGTACTCCCTGCTGACGGAACCCTTCAAGAACTTTATCGGTTACATAAATATCCCGGTCAGGATAATATCCTGCATCCACTGAAAACACCTCATACGTTTCCACTTTTTCGTGGCGGAAAGGAACGGAGAGATACTCAAACACCCTCGACTCTTCCCACGTATACACGATCAGTGGCTCATCTTTCTTCTCAAGAAAATGGGCGAGCTGATAAACAGCCGGAATATCAGAATGATGACTATATAATAGCTTCCCTGTATGAAAAACCTGAAACATCAATAGAAGCGAAAGTATCATCAGACGGATGGGAGATTGCCTGCCGGAGTAAACCTTCACGGTAATAAGGAATATCCCCATTCCGATGAGCGGCAGTGCGTGACGGGGCTTCATCACATTCTGGGCAAAAAGCGCCCACAGAAGATAACCCCCGAGAAGGACAAGTATCAGCCTGATCATCATATGACGATTGACACGAGCCTTCCACGCCAAGAGCAGAGCTGATACCAAAAGTACGAGAAGAGGGACGGACCTCGCCACGCCACCTGTCCACATCGTGTTTTCAAACAGCAGTTTGCTGCCCCGCTCAAAGAGTCCGAGGTCCGACGCGCCGATCGCACCGCCCCATTCCTGGAAATGCCCGTTTGTAAACGAGAACGCCAGGCGGAGAAAGCTACTGTATCCCCCTTCTGAAATCGAGATGGCAGTAACCCAAAGGAGCTGAAAGAGAATCCCGATGACAAGAAAGAGTGGGATCTCTTTCACTTTGAGCGTTCCACTTCTCCACTTTATTCCCATCACCATCAGGATTCCCACTCCGAGCGCTACATATGAAAGCCTGATCCCAAGGAGCAGGCTGAATACAAACAGCGGCACAATCAAAAATCCTTTATGTGCCCGGTCGTGGGCGTACACCAAACTCCATATGTACCACCACATCATCCCAATCGCAGCCCCTTCTGACATCGGTTGATTCACCATCAAAACCGTGAAGCTGCTACTATAAAGAATCGCCACAGCCATGATGGATTGAGAAGGCTGAACGAGCCGCTTCACCAGAAGGAACATCGGGATCATCCCGCTTCCGTACAGGAGGATATTAAAAAGGGACAGTGATTTGGCCGGATCATCCACCAGGAGATGAAGGGCTTTCCCGCCCAGAATAAAATAAGGGTACCCGGGGAAGTGTGGCCGCATTTGATACATATCAAAATGCACCACCCCAAGGGAGAAATCCACCATATCCCACGTGGCTGCAAAGGCAGGCACCCACATCCATTGAAGGATCAATACAAGCACAACCGCCGCTGCCCCCAACCCATTCGGCCAACTCACATACTTCTCTACATTCCACTTCACGCACTTCACCCTCGAACTATGATAACGATTAAAATATTATTGGTTTTTGTTCTGCTTTTTGATTAGAACTATACTCTGAAAATGTTGGGGGAATTCCTTATACCACAACTGGAAAAATAGTCCCCTGATTATCTATAAAGGATTTACTTAAAATGATCATACATGTTTAACACTTCACTTTGAAGTTGATTGGAGCGGAAGATGCTCGACTCCTGCGGGAACTGATGGACAGGTGAGACCCCGCAGGACGAAGTCCGAGGAGGCTCACCGCCATCCCCGCGGAAAGCGAGCATCTGGAGCGGAAATCAACCCAGCACTTTCTAAGTCATAATCGAGAGTTACTAAAACATTTTAAATAAATAGTTTACCTAAAAAAAGAACCAAACACCATTCCTCTAAAAAGTGTACACCTTTCGAAAAGGGTGTTCAATCTTTAAGAACAACGGGGTTTGGAACTTCACTACCCTTATTTGGTTTGTGGACTTAATTCAGATACAGTCGATTTCACCGGCTGCTTCGCTTCAACCGTTTTCGGCTTTGATGAAGTCAGGAAGTAGATCGCTACAAAGTAGCCGATGTACGAAATCACTTCCTCAATCGAAGGCATCGATGAGTAGCCGAACAATGCTTTCAGAAAGATACCGACATCACCTGATAACAGCGGTGCACTTCCTGTATCCCTTAAGAAATGAGCATAGTCGATAGGATGCTCAGGCAGGATCCATGTCAGATCATACAGATGAGGGATCACGCTGCCGATCATGCCGATATCCTGCATCATTGAAATCGCCTGAACGAGTAATCCTGCAGAGATCAAGATGATAAAGGCACCTGTCACTTTAAAGAAGCTCTTGAGGGAAATACGCATCGTTCCCTTGAAGAACAGATAAGCGACCAATGCACCGATCGCAACTCCAGTGATCGCGCCCCATCCCTGCATGGCAGCCCCGATATCCCCACCGGTGATGGCTGCGAAGAAGAAGACGGTCTCTACACCTTCACGAAGGACGACAAGGAATGAATGGATGACCATCCCGACGATATTGCCGGTTGTGATGAACGTCTTCATCTTGCCCTCCATATTGCCTTTAAGGTCCCGGCTGTGTTTTGCCATCCAGAAAACCATTTGCGTAAGGAGGATGGAAGAAATCAGCATGATGCTTATTTTCAAGTATATTTCACTGCCCATGGCAGCAAATCCGGTAAATACGAGTTGAAACAACATGGCCACTCCGACACTTGCGAGTACTGCCAATCCGGCTCCGAGCCAAACATACTTCGTATAGTGACCAAAATCCATTTTCTTCAGATAGGTCGTGATGATCCCAATGATCAGTAATGCTTCCAGCACTTCACGAAAGGTAATCAGCAAAGCTTGAATTTCCAAAGTAATTCCTCCTTACCAGGTCAATCCCCGACTGTTATGTTCTCATTTCCGTTTTCTGACCGCGTAGACGATCGCAGCTGCAAGCCCCGCCACAATGATGATGATCGGCAGCCAGTTTTTCAGATTTGAAATATCCGTCCACTCTTGTTTCCCTGAAGATTCCTCGGTGGCGCTTTCTGCGAAATGCCCCACTTCAAGGCTTTTGATATTGAATTCTTCTTGCAGGGAATCCAGTATGAATGTTTTATTTTCTTTAAACGCCTCTTGATCGGATTTCTTCGTTCCGACGCCGAACAAACCAGGATTCCCTAACGATTCCAGCGCTTGATCGAACGCTTCCCGGATCTTCCCATCCAATTCAGGATTTTCCCCTTCTACTTTCGGGGAGAGCGTTTTATATGTAGCAAATCCTTTTGCAAGTAATCGCTTACTAGTATCATATTCAGAAAAGTTTTGATCAATCCCCTCAAGTCTTCTTGCGATATTGAGGACGAGCAGTTCATCAAAATGTTGGATGACCTTTTCTTTTTCTTTGTTGTCAAGTTCATCGAGAATGACCTGGGAAGGTTTTTCTCCCATATGCTGGTCCACTTCTTCTTGAACGGTTTCGTAAATTTTCTTGGACTCTTTGTAATTCGGAGGGTCTTCATCGAGCTTGATCATGATTTCTTTATAAGCTTCTGCTATTTTCTCTTCACTCGGATCTCCATATGAATAGGCGGATGCCGTTGAAGAAAAAACGATGTTATATAGTAAAAACAGTAGTGTAAACGTGGTGAACGTCTTTTTCATATATGTAACCCCTCCTGGTAATAATGATAATGATTATCATTCGTATTGTCAATAAAAAATAAGCACTTCATCATGCGATGAGAGTACTTATTTTCTCCGGAGAAAGCCCCGTTTATTTAGCAAAAGTATTACTTCCTTCGTTGATCGGGATGAGATGGGCCTTTTCTTCCACATATACTTTCTCAACAGGCTTTCTCATTTCCTTGTAGATCGCCGGCAGCACCGAGGACATATACGATTGGAACTTGATAAAGGACCTTCCTGTCGTTCTCACGTAGTAAAGAATCGGAATTTCCTTCACCCTGAATCCTTTTCGGACGAGGTTGAGGGTGAGCACCTGGGCATAATTATAATCATGGATGATTTCTGCATGCTCCATTGTCTGCCTTGAGAACGCCCTCATTCCTGACTGACCGTCATAAATCCATTTCATGAGCAGGATGGATTGAAGCGCCGTGAAGCAATAGTTTCCCAGTCTGCGGTGAAGCTTCATGCCGTTGATTGTTCCGAGGAATCTAGATCCCATCGTATAATCCGCTTCCCCGTTAAAGATCGGGAGCAGGAGATCCGGGATTTGTTCAGGTGGGTATTCACCGTCTGCATCAATCATCACACCGATGTGTGCGCCCAATTCAACCGACGCTTTCAATCCCTCTCTTACCGCAGCCCCGAGGCCCTGGTTTCTTTCAAATGTGATGATATGGTCGGCACCGGCATGTCTGGCGACTTCAACCGTCCTGTCCGTTGAGCCGTCATTGATGACGAGCACTTCTACCTCTACCCATGGATGAATCGATCGGGGCACACGCTTGATCACGTCCCCGATTGATTCTTCTTCATTGTGGGCAGGCATAAATACGATGACTTTCTGCTTATTCATGCTGCTTCCAACCCTCTTTCATTGCCTCTTTTAATACAGGGCCCCTGCTGTGGCTCGGATATGGTGCACCGAGCAGGTACGCAATCGTTGGTGCCATGGAGACAAGGCTTCTTTTCTCCTGGACTTTCTCCCCTTGCTTCACACCAGGACCGACCATGAAGAAAGGGACATACCGCTCTCCTTCATCGAGGTGGCCGTGTCCGCCGATCCCGTCTGCCTGGCCATGATCGGCACAGATCATCAAGGTCGTGTTCTCCATCTTCCCAGAAGCTTCGAGCCACTCGACGTATTCCTGTATCAACGCATCTGCTTCTTGAATCTTTTCGATATATTCATCATACAGCACACCTCTGCTGTGGCCGATTTGATCGGTTCCGATCAATTGGACGATGAACAGATCCGGATCTTGTTCTTCCATGATCACTTTCGCTTTGTTGATGATGTTCCGGTCTGCCTTGTCTTTATGCATGACAGCCGTTACCGTCTCCACGTCTTTGCCAAATGAATCGACTAAGTGAGCGATACCGAGCATCTTCCCTTTCTTCCCTACTTTCCGGAGTGAATCAAAGATGCTCTCCACCTTGATCCCGAGCTTCCATACCATATTCGATTTCATGCCGTGCTCCCGTGGATAGGTGCCTGTGAACATGGAAGAGAAACACACAACGGTCCTTGCAGGGTACACCGTCTCCATATTCAAATATTCTGTCCCTCTTTCCATCAGAGAGTCAAGATAAGGTGTGTCCGCTTCATAAAACCGTTCTTTCCTCATTCCATCTATCACAATGACCACGACTTTATCGTTCAGCGCTTCCTCATTTAGAGGTTCATCATCCGTGAATGAATCATATTGTTTCGGTTTCCAGTCAAAGAGATAATAATGAAGGACGAAAGCAAGGATCAGGATTCCCCCATATAAGAAGAAGTAAGTCATAGGAACTGCCTCGCCATTTGACAGGTGGGTCATGATCCCGTTCCACACAGCCAGCAACAATAAGAATTTCGGCAGCTGCTCCTGGGCATTCCCGCTTGTCGAGTCACTGTTCTTCAAGACGAGCTTCCAAAATCTTGTGAAGTTCAGCCAATCCGTTCCGATCCGGAGGTGATAATAAAACGTTCCCCAGAAAAACACGGTAAAAAAGAAATACAATCCGATCCCAAGTCCCCAAAGACTCAGGTCTGGTGTGTCAAATAAAATCAGGAACCCTATGACAGGTATCCATAAATAGTTGCGTAAAAACAACGGGAAATCATAAAAGAAATATACAATGAACAACGGAAGGGTAAACAGTAAACTGATCAGGAAAGGAAGGACCTCTCCGTTTAGCAGTTCCTGAAAATGAAAGATCATCATCGTCCCCACCACAAAAATCGGGGTGAATGGCTTTCCTTCATTGAGCAGGTTCCACCCTCGCGCCGCTACTTTTTCAAATTTTGATGCACTCTTCAAACCCATTCATCCTTTCATCCTGATCCACCGCTTCATTTGTGCGATCGAAACAGGTGCTAATGCAATAACGATTCCTCCAGCGATATACGAAAAGAGGAATTTCAATCCATGACTAAACAATGCCATCGAAAGACCGTCCTTTAACGGGATGCCGATCGAAAGCAGAGCGTAGCTCATGATCGACTCATACGTCCCGATTCCCCCCGGGGCAAATTGGAACATCTGTCCGGCGATCGTGACACTGTTCACCCATATGGCCGCCCACGCAGACAGCGGGTGGTACATGACCGACCCGACGCCGAAAAGGACAGCCCCTTCAAGTATCCAGCTTCCGAGAACGAGACCGGTGATCCCAATGCCCCGCACACCTGACAGCGCGTCTTTCAACATGCTCAGCTGCCGGGCAAGTAACCGGGGGAATACTTTCCACAGAAGAAATCCCCCTCCGGTCACGAGACTTCCCAGTATGATCAATGAATACAAACCCGGCACTTCAAGTGATAATGAAAAAAACGGGAGACCCAATCCAATCAGGAATAGGAGCGACAATGTGTCAATGACCCTGAGGACAAACACTGAGTGGAACGACTTCTCCACAGTAACGTTCTCCCGGTGATGCATCACCATCACACGTAATCCATCGCCTACCTTCAGGGGCAATAAATGATTGAACAGCAGGCTGTAAAACAGGCCGATGAGACAGCTGCTTAATCTCACACTGCCTTTCAGGTACATTTTCCATGCAAGTCCTTTTAAGAGAAATGAAAGGAAATAGATTCCGAGGACGACTGTAATCGTTCCGGGATTGGCGAGCACCCGCCTGCCGGTTTCCATCAGGGATTCTTTATCAAGGTAAACCGAAACCAACAGAATGAATAAACCGAACAGAAGGATACGGACGCCATTAATGGCGAGCTTATAGTACGCTTTGCTCATGTTCTTTCATCCACTCGACCGTCCGCTTGATCCCTTCACTGAATGAAACGGCAGGTGCATAACCGAGAACGTCTTTTGCCTTCCCGATATCCGCCCACGTCGACGTGACATCGCCGACTCTCCTGTCAGTGACCTTCAGTCTGAGCCGTGGAAAATGTACTTTCAATTCATTGATGAGATCCTCCATCGAGACAGGATGGCCGTTTCCGAGATTGAATGTCCCGGTCGCCTCACTTTCAATCGCTTTGCACGTACCGCTGACGATATCATCTATGTATGTATAATCCCTTTTATTTTCAAGGCCGAAGATGGGGATTTCCTCATTCTTCATCAGCTTCTCGATGAATGAATAAATTGCCATGTCCGGTCTTCCCCACGGTCCATATACCGTGAAGAAACGGAGAATCGTCAAGTCCAGGCCGTAGATGGACGCATACGCTTTGCAAAAAGCTTCTGCACCATATTTGGCCGCTGCATAAGGGGACACAACTTCTCCCGTTGCTTCCTCTTCCTTCGAAGGACGCTGATCGATATTCCCATAAACAGATGACGAGGAAGCAAACAGGAATTTCTTCACTCCGCTTTCCCCGGCAAGCTTCAGCGCATTGATGGTCGCTTTGATGTCATAATCCACATATTCATTCGGGACCTCCAGCGAATGGGATACCCCCGGGATTGCTGCAAGATGCACGACACAATCGGCTTGGAAACGCTGAAACACGTCCTGCAACGCTTCTTCATCCACCAGCAGATCCTTCTCTACAAAGGTCACCATTCCCCTTTCTTTCACGTGGGACAGCTGCCTTTTTTTCCTCTCAGGGGAGTAATAAGGGTGAAAACTATCTATTATCAATACTTCATGTTTTTCCTCAAGGAGCTTCCTTGACAGATGGGACCCGATGAAACCTGCGCCCCCGGTAATTATGATCTTCAATTTCTTACACCTCGTACCGTTGCGATTTAACCATCCTATATTGTATCTTACTTTGACGAGAAAGTGAAAAAGGGTTGACCCCTTTATTCGGAAAAAATGCCTGAAATCAAATTCACCGGAACTTGATAACAGACATCCCACCGTTGTACAGGGTCAACCCAAATGACTATTTATTCGCTTTCGCAATCACATCATTCAACATGTTCTCAATGTTCTCTCTGATTGTTTCTGCTTTTTCTTTCTCTTGTGCTTTAACAGCTTCTAAGTAGCTTTGAGCATCTGTTGATAATGTCTGGTACGTTTCTTCTCCAAGCAGGGTCTTGATATCGGAAGAAATCAAATCAATGAACAATGCGCCTTCTAAAGCAGTGATCGTCGATTTATCTTCTCCCCAATTCTCTTCGCTTTCTTCATATTCATGAAGGGCGATTTTCGCGAACCCGCGGATGAACGCGTGGTTGACTGCTTCCGGGTCAAGTGACGCAACGTCTGTTTGCAGGTCGAATTGGCTGTTGATTGCTTCAGCTTCTTCCGGTGCATTTTTCGTCAAGTAGCTCGCAAGCGACTGATAGAATGCCCAGCCCTCTGCCTGCTCTGCTTTGGCAGCCTCAGGGTTTTCCTTCGCTTCTGCCGCTGCTTTCGTAGCATATCCGTTTGGAACCGCACCTGCAGCCAGGTAGAAGGTTTTCATCAACGTTTTATCCACAACTTGTTTTCCAAGCTGGAAGCCAAGCTCATCATCTGCTTCAACCGCTTTTTCGATTTCTTCGAATCCGCCATTGATGGCATCCACCATATTTGTTTCATAAGCCTGATCTCTTTTTTCCACCGTTGATTGAAGGATTTCATAGAATTCTTTCGCTTCTTCGATTTCTTCATTCACTTCTTCTTTATCGCCCCAGTTCTCGGCTACTTCAGTGAATTCATGTTTGATCGTTGTATAGAATACTTTTTGCATTAGTTTATCAAAAATCTGGGCTACGACCACTGAATCAAGGGAGCCGTCTTTGCCTGCAGTCAGGGCAGTTGAAATGTGCTCATCCACTGAATCTTCAAACTCCTGGTCACGCTTTTGCACCAGCTCTTGCAG
The nucleotide sequence above comes from Bacillus sp. KH172YL63. Encoded proteins:
- a CDS encoding glycosyltransferase family 2 protein, which gives rise to MNKQKVIVFMPAHNEEESIGDVIKRVPRSIHPWVEVEVLVINDGSTDRTVEVARHAGADHIITFERNQGLGAAVREGLKASVELGAHIGVMIDADGEYPPEQIPDLLLPIFNGEADYTMGSRFLGTINGMKLHRRLGNYCFTALQSILLMKWIYDGQSGMRAFSRQTMEHAEIIHDYNYAQVLTLNLVRKGFRVKEIPILYYVRTTGRSFIKFQSYMSSVLPAIYKEMRKPVEKVYVEEKAHLIPINEGSNTFAK
- a CDS encoding lysylphosphatidylglycerol synthase transmembrane domain-containing protein, encoding MSKAYYKLAINGVRILLFGLFILLVSVYLDKESLMETGRRVLANPGTITVVLGIYFLSFLLKGLAWKMYLKGSVRLSSCLIGLFYSLLFNHLLPLKVGDGLRVMVMHHRENVTVEKSFHSVFVLRVIDTLSLLFLIGLGLPFFSLSLEVPGLYSLIILGSLVTGGGFLLWKVFPRLLARQLSMLKDALSGVRGIGITGLVLGSWILEGAVLFGVGSVMYHPLSAWAAIWVNSVTIAGQMFQFAPGGIGTYESIMSYALLSIGIPLKDGLSMALFSHGLKFLFSYIAGGIVIALAPVSIAQMKRWIRMKG
- a CDS encoding FTR1 family iron permease; the encoded protein is MEIQALLITFREVLEALLIIGIITTYLKKMDFGHYTKYVWLGAGLAVLASVGVAMLFQLVFTGFAAMGSEIYLKISIMLISSILLTQMVFWMAKHSRDLKGNMEGKMKTFITTGNIVGMVIHSFLVVLREGVETVFFFAAITGGDIGAAMQGWGAITGVAIGALVAYLFFKGTMRISLKSFFKVTGAFIILISAGLLVQAISMMQDIGMIGSVIPHLYDLTWILPEHPIDYAHFLRDTGSAPLLSGDVGIFLKALFGYSSMPSIEEVISYIGYFVAIYFLTSSKPKTVEAKQPVKSTVSELSPQTK
- a CDS encoding alkaline phosphatase family protein, producing MKSASKFEKVAARGWNLLNEGKPFTPIFVVGTMMIFHFQELLNGEVLPFLISLLFTLPLFIVYFFYDFPLFLRNYLWIPVIGFLILFDTPDLSLWGLGIGLYFFFTVFFWGTFYYHLRIGTDWLNFTRFWKLVLKNSDSTSGNAQEQLPKFLLLLAVWNGIMTHLSNGEAVPMTYFFLYGGILILAFVLHYYLFDWKPKQYDSFTDDEPLNEEALNDKVVVIVIDGMRKERFYEADTPYLDSLMERGTEYLNMETVYPARTVVCFSSMFTGTYPREHGMKSNMVWKLGIKVESIFDSLRKVGKKGKMLGIAHLVDSFGKDVETVTAVMHKDKADRNIINKAKVIMEEQDPDLFIVQLIGTDQIGHSRGVLYDEYIEKIQEADALIQEYVEWLEASGKMENTTLMICADHGQADGIGGHGHLDEGERYVPFFMVGPGVKQGEKVQEKRSLVSMAPTIAYLLGAPYPSHSRGPVLKEAMKEGWKQHE
- the uvrC gene encoding excinuclease ABC subunit UvrC, producing MNQNITNKLALLPDQPGCYLMKDRQGTIIYVGKAKVLKNRVRSYFTGSHDAKTQRLVGEIEDFEYIMTSSDLEALVLEMNLIKKYDPKYNVMLKDDKSYPFIKLTNERHPRLITTRKVQRGKGRYFGPYPNAGAANETKKLLDRLYPLRKCTTLPDRACLYYHMGQCLAPCIKEVSKDTYREMVDEISRFLNGGYKDIKKQLTEKMNEAAENLEFERAKEFRDQILHIEATMEKQKMTMTDFTDRDVFGYSVDKGWMCVQVFFVRQGKLIERDVSLFPVYDEPEGEFLTFLGQFYSKSNHFKPKEIFLPESIDVELAAKLLDVKITQPQRGKKKELVKLAEKNASQALGEKFALIERDEERTIKAIERLGEHMGIYTPFRIEAFDNSNIQGSDPVSAMIVFIDGKPEKKEYRKYKIKTVTGPDDYDSMREVVRRRYSRVLKDGLPLPDLIIIDGGKGQIEAAREVLEQELGLDIPIGGLAKDDKHQTSELLYGNPLQIVPLEKRSQEFYLLQRIQDEVHRFAITFHRQLRGKSAFQSTLDDIDGIGPKRKKQLLKHFGSMKKMKEASVEQFTEIGIPEAVAKDLVEKLKQNT
- a CDS encoding SDR family NAD(P)-dependent oxidoreductase — its product is MKIIITGGAGFIGSHLSRKLLEEKHEVLIIDSFHPYYSPERKKRQLSHVKERGMVTFVEKDLLVDEEALQDVFQRFQADCVVHLAAIPGVSHSLEVPNEYVDYDIKATINALKLAGESGVKKFLFASSSSVYGNIDQRPSKEEEATGEVVSPYAAAKYGAEAFCKAYASIYGLDLTILRFFTVYGPWGRPDMAIYSFIEKLMKNEEIPIFGLENKRDYTYIDDIVSGTCKAIESEATGTFNLGNGHPVSMEDLINELKVHFPRLRLKVTDRRVGDVTSTWADIGKAKDVLGYAPAVSFSEGIKRTVEWMKEHEQSVL